In Rhodothermales bacterium, the genomic stretch TGTCAGGATGCTCTCGAACCGCATTGAGATCGAGCATGAACAGGACCTTATAGCTGATAAGTAGTATTAAATAAAAGGTATAAGACTATGTACTGCAACCTGTGACAGTGATCGATCCGTCGTTGGCTCGACCGCGTATCGGGGCGCAGCTGACGCCACTTATTTCTCTGTCGCAACCGAGGAATCTACCTGCTTTCGCAACGTTGTGAGCGCCTCCAGTACAGTGCGCGGTTTGTAGCCGAGTTCGGTTTCTGCCTTGAGGATGATAAAGCCTGTTTTCGGTGGACGTGGAGCAGGCTGCGTAAACGACCGGCTGTCCGCTCGCTCGATGAGCGCGGCATCAAGACCGAAGACATCCGCAACGCCTGTGGCGAAGTCGTAGATCGACATCATCTCACGCCCCGAAACATGAAACACGCCGGACTTCCCGAATCGCACTACACGCTCCACTCCGTTGGCGAGGTCGTCGACAAACGTTGGAGTACGATGCTGATCTGTCACAACCCGAATTGTCTCTCCTGACGACAACTTGCCAGCCACCCACAGAGCAATGTTGTGTCGGCCAAGGTTTTCACCTGTACCGTAGACGAGGACTGTCCTGACAATCGCCCATCGATCGAGCCCGGCCCCGCGCACGACGTTCTCTGCCGCAAGTTTGGACTTTCCGTAGAAGTTCACAGGATTCGGGCGATCGGTTTCCCGATACGGTCCGCTTTCTCCGTCGAAAATAAAGTCCGTGGAAATCTGAATCAGTCGCGAGCCTCCAGCCAGGCAACACTTCGCCAGGTGTTCCACAGCATCGACATTCGCCCGCCAGCAGGCCTCCCTGTTTTCCTCGCACGCGTCTACCGCAGTCATTGCCGCGCAGTTAATCACAACGCCGGGCGTAAAGTCCGAAAACACGGCACGGACGGCGTCGTAATCGCAGATATCCATCGGCACATATCCACCGGATCCTCCGTGGAAACGTGCGGTCTCGTCTCTGCCCGTGGCGAGGACGTCATACTCGGGATAGCGACTCAGCAGTCGAACAAGCGACTGGCCGAGCATGCCGTTTGCCCCGGTAATGAGTGTTCGGTTGAAGAGCATCCGGCGTATATCGGTTACGGGTAGAAACGCAGGCCAATGCCGCCGCTGAGATGCAAGCCCGGGTCAGGAAAGACCCGGAACCATGGCGTCAATCCGAGAAAAACCTCGAACCTCTCGGTGAAGAAGTTCACTCCGAAATCGCCACTGATGCCCGCCACAACTTCCGCATTGTTCGAGCCACTTTCTTTGAAGCCCACGATCAAGCCGGGACCGAGATAGTAGTTCAGAGGTGAGTCTTCGAGCGCGTGTTCGTGCAAGGCGTGGGCATTGACATAGAAGAAGTCATCGAGGTCCCAGGCGACCAGAAAGCTGTACGCTTTCGCAGCTTTGAGAATACCGTCGCGCTCAATGTTACGCCGATATACTTTGACAGTGATTCCGCTGGGATCGCCAACCTGGCCGCCGATACCGACTCGACCTTCAGGCTCATGCTGATCGTAGTCCGGTGCCACAGCTAGCTCATCGGGCGCGCTCATGGTCTGGGCCGTTGCGGGTATAACCAGTAGTAGGGCCGTGCATGCCATCACGAAAATCTTGGCAATCTTCGACATCTTGTAGCCACCTGTGGGTTGGGGCGGCGGTTTAGCTCTTGAGTTTGGAGAAGGGTGTCCGGTCATCCAGGTACTTCGCATCTTTCATGTCCAGACGGCCTGCCAGAATCAGTCTCAATTCCCGTCGTCGCGCTGCCTCGTCGAATGCTTCGCGCTCTTCGTCCGTCTCGGCTACGATGGGTGGCGCCGCAACAGCGTGCAGATCTTCATCCACGGCAACAAATGTGTAGTACGCACGGTTCGAGGCCCGCTTTTCCTGCGTACGCGGATTCTCTGCCCATACGTTGATCTCGACTTCCATCGACGTTCTAAACGCTCGGTTAACCTGGCTTTCAAGCGTCACAATTTCTCCGAGCCGGATGGGCGAATGGAACTCCACGTTATCAACGGCAGCAGTTACGCACACACGATTTGTGTGGCGCTGCGCCGAGATGGCCGCGCAAATATCCATCAAGTGGAGCAAGCGGCCACCCATCAGGTTTCCGAGCGTGTTGGTGTCGTTCGGCAAAACGATTTCGCTCATCACGCTTCGAGAAGCAGCGACTGTCTTCACGATCGATCCTTGTCTCTGGTGTCACGGGAAATGCTCCTTCATCAAGACGACCGGTTGTTTATGGACCGGTACCGAAGCGAGCAAGTGGGACGACAATATACGATGACCGGGGTTCATGCCGCGCGTGGCCGGAGGTGCGGACAACGCATCAGGTCTTCTGCTTCTTCTTCTTGGCGGCGGGAAAAAGGATGTTGTTTAGAATGAGACGATAGCCCGGCGAATTCTTGTGCAGATTGAGATCAGTGGGAGGATCTCCAACGAAATGCTGATAGTCCTCTGGATCGTGCCCGGCGTAGTACGTGAACGTCCCCTGTCCAAAACTGCCGTGGAGATAACGCACTTCGTTTCGCCCGGGTGCCTCTGCGAGAATCGTCACGCCGGGTTTGACCGTTGACTTTCGAAACGCCGTCGTCTGTCCCACGAAGCCTTTCACCGTGGCCACGTGATTCTGTGTGAGCATGGTCGGAACCGGATCCCACTTTGCGCTGAACTCGAACAGCGTAAAGAAATCGAGCGCCGGATTGCGAAGCGGCGGCGGCGGTGGGCCGGTATCGATGTTCGAGTGTTCGTACTCGTTGGCGTTGAAGCTCGGGCGAAACTCGTGGAACGCGAATGTATGTTTAAAATCCAGCCTCGAAAGTGCATCGGCATCGATGGGATCACCGTCGTATTCAGCCGGCACGATGTCGATTCCGTGTGCCGCCATGGCGATATCAAAGGTGTCGGTGCCCGAGCACATGGCAAACAGAAAGCCGCCCTGTCCTACATAGTCGCGAATCGTTTCGGCCACGGCCAGTTTCAACTGGCTCACCTTGCGATAGCCCCTGCGACGCGCCGTCTCTTCGGCCTGTCGTTGCTGCTCGATATACCAGGGGAATGTTCTGTAGGTGTAGAATTTCCCGTACTGTCCGGTGAAGTCCTCGTGGTGAAGATGCAACCAGTCGTATTCCGCAAGCTTACCATCCAGAATATCGTCGTCGTAGATCATGTCGTACGGCACTTCCGCGTAGGTGAGGGCCAGCAATACGGCATCGTCCCACGGCAGTGTCTGCTGTGGAGCATAGACCGCGATGCGCGGTGGCTTCTCCAGTCTGACGACGGCCGTATTTCGGTCGGGGTCTTCGATCTCTGCCATCAATTCGGCTGACGCCGCCGCCGTCGATCTGTTGAAATCGACACCACGGACTCGCAATTCGTTCTCGATCTCAGGCGTTGCAGCTACCAGGAATGAGCCGCCCATGTAGTTCAATAGCCAGTCCACGTCGATACCACGATCGAGCACCCAGTATGCCACGCCGTATGCCTTGAGATGGTCGGACTGACCGGCACCCATCGGGATGACAATGTCCTGGCTGCTTGCCGGGGTCGTACTACTGATCACCAGCAGCAGCATCAGGAGGCAGGCTATCTTGGACATGACGTTTGAATCTGGTGAACTGTGTGGGTGTACAGGCAAATCTACACGCCGTCTCCGCGTAGTTCGCGAATGCGGCTGCGAGCATTGCTGACAAGTAACGAGCCCGGGTATTCCGTCAGAAGCCGAGAATACAGACTGAGCGCGCGATCTGCGTCGCCAAGATGCTCTTCGAATAGTCGGGCGGCCTCGAACAGACTTCGGTCGGCCAGGTAACTGGTTGGATAGATGAGCGGAATCTCCCCCAGTAGGGCTGCGGCCTTTTCGTAGTCACCTCGCTCGATCTGTATTTCTGCGTTGAGGAAATCTGCGTCGTCGTTAAGTGGATGCATCCCGGAGTCGGCCTTCAACAGACGGAGCAATTCGGCGGCCTCGTCCAACCGTCTTTGACGGAGTCTCAGTTTCGCCTCCGCGAACCGCCGCAGTGGCGTCTGAAGTGAATCCGGACCCTTGTTCTCGAAGAGCAGGAGCTTCATTTCGATGGCATCATTCGCGACCTCGGTAGAGGTGTTTTCCTCCATAGCTTCGACAAGTGCGTTGGCGGCCTCGAATTCTCCCCGGTAGAAATGGATGAGAGCGACCTGGAACCGCGCTTGCTGGGCCTGCTCTCCAATTCTGAGCTCGTCCTCAAGCCGTTGAAACACAAGACGCGCTTCATCCAATCGGTCGCGAGTCACATCAATCTGGCCCATTTCGAAACGCGCCTCATTGGTCGCCGGATGAGTCGGAAAGCGCCTGACGAGGTCGGTATACATTGCGTGGGCTTCGCCAAGTCTGAAGAACACGGTCTGTAGAATCCGCGCCATATCGAGCATCACGAACGGATAGAGTCCGTGGTTTGGATGTGCTTCCACGAAGCTGGTGTACGCTTTCATGGCCGCATCGTAGTGACTGGCCTGCATACGCACTCCATCGGAGTTTACGGCGCGCTCGCCGATCGACTCCGCCCATTCGACGTGCAGTTGCCCGATGCCTCTGGCAGCCTCGGGCGCCATGATCGACTCCGGGTAGCGCTGCAGTATGATGTCGTATGCGTCGCGTGCCGCCTCGAACGCGTTGGCGTTGAGCGCGCGGGACGCGAATCCGAACAGTACGCGGCCCTGTTCCGATTCGAGTCGATCGATCGCCCGGTTTACATCAAGTGCGCTTCCGTAGTCTCCATTCTCCTCGTAGAGCCAGGCGAGCAACTCACGATATGCACGATTCAACGGGCTGGATCGTACGGCTTTCTCGGCAATCGGAATACTCTGCTCAAGTACGCCTTCCGAAAGGCCAGTCGAAGTCAGGCGACTCCGAACTACGCCGAGCTGTCGATTGTCGTCTGCGAGGAGGCCCACGTACTCCGTCATGGCAAGATCGTGCTTCCCAAGGAGGCCCTGCACGTAACCGAGCTCCCGGCGAAACGCCGAATCGTCGCCTGTTCGCTTGCGACCACTTTCGAGAATCTCGACTGCATACTCGAAGAGGCGAAGCTGGACGAGGACCTGGTAGACCGCGACGTAGGAAGCGGTGCGGTCGGGAGCCAGCTCAATCGCCGCACGAAAGTCACTCAGAGCTCCCGACTCGTCTCCCTGCAGCGAGCGCAGTCTTCCGCGATCCGCCAGATGCGTCACGGGAAGGGGCTCCCGCGCGATCTGATCATTGATGATCCGGATCGCATCCTCGTACATCTTCGTCGATTCGTAGGCTTGTTTCAGTCGACTGTAGAAGACGAAAGTCTCGGGCCAATCCGCGTACAACTGCTCGAGCAGTCCAATAGCGCGATCGAACTGGCCGGCGCGAAGAAACGATTCGGCGAGCTGGAATCGGGCGACGGACGTGCTGTCTGCCTGCTGAGCGAAGACCGATGTGGCGCCGGAACCGAGTACGAACACGAGTCCCGCGACGACGGCCGCGGTGCGGAAGGTGATCCGGGCTTTCGTGTATCCGCTTGTGGGGGCCATGAGTTTAATATTGAGACAGACGATCGTAAGTTTCAGTCAATTCTGGCTGCGTACTCTGCGCCACTCCTCGCCCGCATGATGCCTGGTTCCCAAACACCTTCAAAGTCGGCGCGACCACGTGGCGTCAGCATTCTCGGGTCAACCGGATCGATTGGTCGTCAGACACTCGATATCGTCCGACTGTTTCCTGAGAGGTTTTCGGTCCGAGCTCTGGCGGCCAGAAACAGCGCCGAGGCGCTGATCGAGCAGGCTCTGGAGTTCCGACCGGAATGCGTGGTTATCACGCGTGAGTCACGCTATCCGCAGGTGCGTGATGCGCTTGCGGGTACTGGTATTATGGTCCATGCGGGTTCAGATCATCTCGCATATGCGGCTACGCTGGATTCCGTGGATGTCGTGATGGCCGCCATCGTGGGTTCAGCAGGGCTGGGTTCGGTGCTTGAAGCCGTAAGGGCGGGAAAGACGATTGCTCTTGCGAACAAGGAAACGCTTGTTGTTGCCGGAGAAATCGTGCGGTTCCATGCCAGGAGGTCGAATGCCCTCATCGTTCCGGTAGACAGTGAGCATTCGGCGATTTTTCAGTGTCTTGTCGGGGAGTCGGTTGAGGATGTGGACGAGTTGATCCTGACGGCATCCGGCGGTCCGTTTCTCGATCGGCCTGCGTCGACGCTCGCTGAAGCGACTCCGAAAGAGGCTCTTGCACACCCGAACTGGTCGATGGGTCCCAAAATCTCGATTGACTCGGCGACCATGATGAACAAAGGGCTTGAAGTCATCGAGGCTCACTGGCTGTTCGGAATTGGCGGCGATCGAATCCGCGTGCTTGTCCACCCGCAGTCGATCATTCATTCGATGGTGGAATTTGTAGATGGCTCGACGAAGGCCCAGATCGG encodes the following:
- a CDS encoding 1-deoxy-D-xylulose-5-phosphate reductoisomerase — protein: MMPGSQTPSKSARPRGVSILGSTGSIGRQTLDIVRLFPERFSVRALAARNSAEALIEQALEFRPECVVITRESRYPQVRDALAGTGIMVHAGSDHLAYAATLDSVDVVMAAIVGSAGLGSVLEAVRAGKTIALANKETLVVAGEIVRFHARRSNALIVPVDSEHSAIFQCLVGESVEDVDELILTASGGPFLDRPASTLAEATPKEALAHPNWSMGPKISIDSATMMNKGLEVIEAHWLFGIGGDRIRVLVHPQSIIHSMVEFVDGSTKAQIGVPDMKVPIQYALTYPERWPAPHERIDWNALARLDFRLPALDKFPCLGLAYDALATGGSAPAVLNAANEAAVDQFLKGKIRFTDISVAIADALEQLASSEIPDLEKLMEIDAAARALVVELNRPTIH
- a CDS encoding acyl-CoA thioesterase, with protein sequence MSEIVLPNDTNTLGNLMGGRLLHLMDICAAISAQRHTNRVCVTAAVDNVEFHSPIRLGEIVTLESQVNRAFRTSMEVEINVWAENPRTQEKRASNRAYYTFVAVDEDLHAVAAPPIVAETDEEREAFDEAARRRELRLILAGRLDMKDAKYLDDRTPFSKLKS
- a CDS encoding tetratricopeptide repeat protein; translated protein: MAPTSGYTKARITFRTAAVVAGLVFVLGSGATSVFAQQADSTSVARFQLAESFLRAGQFDRAIGLLEQLYADWPETFVFYSRLKQAYESTKMYEDAIRIINDQIAREPLPVTHLADRGRLRSLQGDESGALSDFRAAIELAPDRTASYVAVYQVLVQLRLFEYAVEILESGRKRTGDDSAFRRELGYVQGLLGKHDLAMTEYVGLLADDNRQLGVVRSRLTSTGLSEGVLEQSIPIAEKAVRSSPLNRAYRELLAWLYEENGDYGSALDVNRAIDRLESEQGRVLFGFASRALNANAFEAARDAYDIILQRYPESIMAPEAARGIGQLHVEWAESIGERAVNSDGVRMQASHYDAAMKAYTSFVEAHPNHGLYPFVMLDMARILQTVFFRLGEAHAMYTDLVRRFPTHPATNEARFEMGQIDVTRDRLDEARLVFQRLEDELRIGEQAQQARFQVALIHFYRGEFEAANALVEAMEENTSTEVANDAIEMKLLLFENKGPDSLQTPLRRFAEAKLRLRQRRLDEAAELLRLLKADSGMHPLNDDADFLNAEIQIERGDYEKAAALLGEIPLIYPTSYLADRSLFEAARLFEEHLGDADRALSLYSRLLTEYPGSLLVSNARSRIRELRGDGV
- a CDS encoding SDR family oxidoreductase; translation: MLFNRTLITGANGMLGQSLVRLLSRYPEYDVLATGRDETARFHGGSGGYVPMDICDYDAVRAVFSDFTPGVVINCAAMTAVDACEENREACWRANVDAVEHLAKCCLAGGSRLIQISTDFIFDGESGPYRETDRPNPVNFYGKSKLAAENVVRGAGLDRWAIVRTVLVYGTGENLGRHNIALWVAGKLSSGETIRVVTDQHRTPTFVDDLANGVERVVRFGKSGVFHVSGREMMSIYDFATGVADVFGLDAALIERADSRSFTQPAPRPPKTGFIILKAETELGYKPRTVLEALTTLRKQVDSSVATEK
- a CDS encoding asparagine synthetase B, giving the protein MSKIACLLMLLLVISSTTPASSQDIVIPMGAGQSDHLKAYGVAYWVLDRGIDVDWLLNYMGGSFLVAATPEIENELRVRGVDFNRSTAAASAELMAEIEDPDRNTAVVRLEKPPRIAVYAPQQTLPWDDAVLLALTYAEVPYDMIYDDDILDGKLAEYDWLHLHHEDFTGQYGKFYTYRTFPWYIEQQRQAEETARRRGYRKVSQLKLAVAETIRDYVGQGGFLFAMCSGTDTFDIAMAAHGIDIVPAEYDGDPIDADALSRLDFKHTFAFHEFRPSFNANEYEHSNIDTGPPPPPLRNPALDFFTLFEFSAKWDPVPTMLTQNHVATVKGFVGQTTAFRKSTVKPGVTILAEAPGRNEVRYLHGSFGQGTFTYYAGHDPEDYQHFVGDPPTDLNLHKNSPGYRLILNNILFPAAKKKKQKT